GGGGAAGTTGCTGTGATGCTCGCGTTTTAGGGCTTGATGGATCCTTCATATATTTACCCATGTACGATTTGTGCTTACACGCATTTTCATTGAGAAAAACCTTTCATTTACCTGcgttaaaaatcaaatttccttATTCTGGATCAGTGAAATTCCGATTTCCATCACATGCGGATATCATTTTAGCCTGCATTCACTTGTACTTCACGAAGGCTATACAGAACATTCGCAAAATGGTCTGGATTAAGTGGGCTTCATAGAGATAGCGATGATCCTGGTTTAAGTGAGAGCTACCACTGATTCGTGCGGGGAAGAATTTCCTAACACAACCAATCTCTCTTCACAAACGGTGCTAAAAAAAGTGTTGTCGGGTTTTCGACTGCATTTTGTGTCTTTCAATACGGAGTTATTTTTACGCAATTCTTTTTTAATAAACAcaaatttgttgtttgttcTTTAATGAactgttgaaaataaattctatttTGCAATAAGACTTATCGAGTGTTTTGTTTCGTGCATCGTCTAGAGCAGCGTCGATCCGTTCCCTGTATCGATTTATTGAAGAAGGTGGACTCTACATACTACATAGAGCGCCGCCGCAGATACTCCAGACATCACGTGAGATCGTTTAGATAAATAAGTGGATTGAACACTGCTGTGCAGATACGGGTGTAAAATCTGACGAACGAAAGCCATTTCGAACTGATTCCCACCCGATATCTACTTTTAAAACGAACGCGACTTTTATATACGACACGTAGTAAGCTACGATTAATTACTAACTTCTGCGCGTACATTTTACAGCTCCCCGATTTCGTGGTTAGTTGAAAGCTGTGTtttaaaatcttgaaatagAGATCGTCCCTGTCATTTATTCACAGTTGAAAGCTGTGTTAACCTTATATTATTTCGAaacaaactaattgacaaTATTACTGAAAGCACCCTGCACTAGGCTAacaaaaactttgaaaattctTTGACGAAAGACCAGCGCTGGTCATGCGTCGTAAATTCTGATTGATTCTAATTACATTCACCTGTACGTACGTGATATCGCTGTCAATAAAAGACTATGGGCGAATTATTTGATGCTCGAGCCCCATACCGTCTCGTCGTTTGAGATGGATTGGTTGTGTTAGGTCAATGTTATTTGTGGCGAAGTTCGATTCCgtaaatagaatcaaaattcGCGTTCGGTTTTCCGTTTGAATTAAGTAACGTGTataaagatttgaaatgttttcattcatttaagagTCCGGCTATTGTCGAGGGCGAATGTGAATTATGTTGGTATTATTCGTGTGTTTACGTTCGCTATAAAATGTGTGCTGTGCGAGAAGTAGcgtttgaaaaatagaaaaattgaaatcggTTACGTGATGATATAAACGATGTaaatagttcaaaatattattgtaTAGGATCGTACGTAAATGAAAAAAGTTATTGTAAAAAAACTAATCTATATATCATGTATAAAGagtaataaagaaacacattGTATATGTGCATATTGTTTAAACTTCTAGTTGTCTACAATAATTAGTCCATTTCGCATTTGTAACCTGGTCATTATTGGTCAGACATACGTATTACTCTGGATGCAAATGTGGCATGTTCACATCGCGGGCGACGACATCTAAAAAATGTTACCGTAGCCCTGCGGCAGACTGCTTGTAACTTGTATGCAGTTACAGTgttatttttgtgaaactagTTATTTTAGTGAAACTAGTGTCCGCTACGTGTCAATAGATTATTGACATTGCTGTATTTTGGGGACGGTTTCCATTAGTCGGTTATCCAAGTAGTTTAACCAACAACGTGGAAATAATGAAGAGATTTCGCTATTATCATTTAATAGGGTTCCTGCTgatttcgcagaaaccctatttcTATTCTGtggattattataatttttctctttttcacAGTGCATCTTATTGAAAGAAACTACTCAAACTTTCATCGTCGATGAAATCGAAATTGAACTGTGTGTCCTCTTTTGTGCAGTTTCGAGTCTGTCGTCCGGGGTATTTATTCCACTGTGTGTGGAATAGGGGGTAGTCCACTGTGTTTGGTCAGATCCAATGTGTTTGGATAGATTTTTGAAGCCCACTGTATGCGGGCGTCCAATGTGTTTGGACCAATATTTTAGCGATCCAATGTGTTTGGATAGATTTTGAAAGCCCACTGTGTGCGGGCGTCAAATGTGTTTGGACCAAATTTTTAGCGATCCAATGTGTTTGGAAGGATTTTGAAGCCCACTGTGTGCGGGCGACCAATGTGTTTGGACAAACTTGCTGTCATAGCCACTGGGTGTGGATATGAAGCTGTGTGCGTCTCAGGACTGTGCGTCTCTTTGCCTGCTGGGTGCGGGATGGAGGGCTGCCCCGGAGTGTTAGAAAAGAATGGAAGAATCGTTACGTTTATGAATAAAGAgtgataatgaataaatgaatttttaggGCGGGGAAAACTCGACGCGACGCCCGCCGCCGCCGACAGCGATGCGCGAGCCCGCCTGCCGCACGCCGCGCGAACGGCGTACGGGGCTGACGACGCGCGCGCCGACTAGGATCGACGACGGCCCCGTAAAGGTTGAGGCGTCGCGCGTATCGGTGCCTCCCGAGAGTTGTTGGTTCTCCATATTCTGAGTGTGTTTCGGTATACTACGTTGGTCCCACTAATGTGAGATTTATCGGTCGGGGAGTTCGTCTATTATTACGGTTTTCTGATCCGTTTCGGTGATTTTATTTAGTGCATTTTCGTTTTCGTGGAGAGTTTAGTCGCGCTCAACATTTTGCAGTTTTACGCGAgcatcatatttcatatttcttgttCATGGCTGGTCAGCTTCGTGATGCGTTTTCCCTTGTATTCCACGGGTTTTGCTCGTTGGTCAATTTGTCTTTTACCGTTTTCCGAGGTGGAAATGAAATTGCAAAAGATTTGGCGTCTGAAACCTGTCGATTGTTTACGCTGGTAATAAAGTTAGATTTTTGATCAGTTTCAATGTGTTGTTTTATTGCGTCCTGTCCGCGGGCCTCTCAGTGTCCGTTGTCATGACTTCGGTCATGTTGGCTGGGGGGTTGGTTTAGTGTTCTTAGAGGCTTGAAATACGTCACAGAAATGTTGTCGATATTAATAACCGTTAGGCCCTTTTTAATAGCTTGGCACTATTGATATCGTAGATTTTATTGCAACAATTCTAACTGTAGAAATAAGATTACAATAGACTCACAAACAGCGATTGAAAAGTCCGAAAATTCATACGCATTGTTCTGTAATGGAAAACGTTCAAAATCACGTGTTGGTACAAAATCTGTTGTTGAATTTCTATCACAAGTTTAAGATTATTACAAATACGTATCGTTAGTATTATCAATTGTAATAAATCTAAACTTGTGATAGATATTCAACAACAAAGTTTGTATCGAGACAGTCAATAACGTCAttctaaaatatgaattttccaaaagctaATCAGAGATATTCTGCCTTGATATTCAGTAGTTTTTGAAGTCACGTATTTCACCGAGTTAACAATATGGTTACGAAATAATCCTGCACAACTAGATACTAGATAGATTATACAGATTAGAGCGTATATGTGTATGATACAGTATATGATACGATATAACGAGACCAATAATCTGCTTGATCGGGTTCAATGAAATTGTTAGCACCAAAATGGACTTCGACATCATATACATGTGTTTGACCATAAAATACCAACGCACTCATAAAGTTTCCTATCAATCAGCAGAATTCTCAGTTCGAAGAATTTACgtaattgaattcatttttttcggcAACGACTTTGTTCTATTTCGGCACAACATATCGATTATGAGAGTCAGAAAAGTCAACAAATACCTTCACATTGATCAAAACATCTGCATCTGGACGGAAGCGCAGTTTTGTAAGATTACAACACATGTAGTTGGGGGCTCAAGTTTTTATATCATGTGGAATGAATTTGATGGTTGTCATAAATAAAGAGATATCTCTGTAAAGAGTGTGAAATAAGAGATATCTCTGTAAAGAGTGAGAAAtaagattattttcaaatatttacatattttgacACGCGCGTGGCTGGTGGAACCCTAATTAGTTAAATAATAGTTTGGACTGAACTTAAAACCGATGATTCTTCTAtcaataagaaaaaaacattaataTGCAACCtacaattatttttattatctaaaaaatatatgaattttacTTAACGAACTTCGAGAGACCAGTTTTCTAACGTATTTGGGTCTTAAAACTTCAGTATCGAATGAAATAGCTCAATACATCTAAGTTGTTAGAATCCGAAAGGTTGCAATCGAAAACCACTTTTAAAACAGTATCCTTGTAACATGAAATAATCTCGGACACACTCGGTCTGGGGTTGGCAAATACTTCACCATGAAGGCCTACCGAGAATTGTGACAATGAGTTTCTATTCACCGCTTTCAGTGGTGGTTTTCTGGGCGAGTTGGCCGGGACCGCGAATATGGGGACACAGTCAAATGTATTGATCAAATGCATCAAAATGCTTCACATGCATCAAATTGAAATACGATTGTTTTTTCGTCAATATAAAATCCCGCACTAAGAACGAAAAGTcgagtccgaaatgtttcctcgaACTTGTGATAAATTCTATGTTTTCGACTTCTTCCTAATAGTTATCTTCGGGGGAATGCTGATCGAGAATTGAAACCTCGAATTAACTACTACGTACGACTAGTTCTAGGAAAAAGGATTTTGTAGGAATTCTATATTACCGTCACAACTCTTTGTAGATTGTTAACAACACGAACAGTTTTCTAGCAATTGTTTCATCGAGAACCAATTAATCAGATTTAACACTGGTGAATGCTTCGTCGTAACTGGGCAGACCGTGAATTTCGGCGACGTCATCTGCTCCAGTAGGTGGCGCTGATGCTACTGTAAGCTGCGCGTAGGCCGAGGCCTGATCGCAGGGCATTTGAGTAGTAACGGCATGCTGACCGTATCCCAGGGGCGGCTGATTCGTGGCGGGCTGATCGTAAACTTGTAAAGGCTGGCGGTACACGATCTGACCGGCCGCGCCGCCCTGTTGTTGCATCATGTAGACGATCGGCTGTTGCTGGGGGAAACAGGCGTTTGGCGTCGGACAGCAAATCGCCCGGCAGCTCACGCACGACTGGACGATCGGTACGATCATCAAAACGATGCCGACAAGCATATTGATCGAGTGGCACGCTACTCTGAAGTTGATTTCGTCGATCGAGCCGGGGGGCCCACTGGGCCCTCGAGAGCAGGAGTAGCGATAGGCATCTTTAAATTTCATCTGCGTGTGTACCTCCAAGCATCGTCTTAGTCGCTCGTCCAACGCGATTCCGGCCGTCGAAAACGCTACCAACACGAAACCCAACAAACACGTGAAAATCGACATGACCATTGTGCCGATTATCGGGCAGTTGTTCTTCGTTTTTGAGCTGTGCAGGCCGAGCCCGCCGGCGACGAAGCACAGAATGCTGCCCCACAATCCGTAGCCGATGAAGTTGAACATCGCACGCGACGGGATCATCGAAATCCCGATGATCAACAGGATGAAACCGCAGACGATTTGAATGATTCCGCAATATCGCGCCGAATTATGAGCGAAACTGAATCGTGATCCGTCTAATCTACGATTGCTCGTCGTGACCGGTTGCGGCGGCAAGGTCggcatcatcaaaatttgtggTTGAGGCGAATTCAGGATTACGTGACCGCCACCAGCGCTGTATACCCGGGGCATCTGCGAAGCCATTtacgatttttttttcgagtaGCTGGAAGAGGTGATAAAAAGATTGAAAGAATATTAACTCCCGCATGAAAATGAACGTTTCAACGTTTCTACGTTATTCTCAAATCTTCAGGgctcagtttcacgaaaaagtttgaatacaatttttggtgtaattggtaacttcatgttttcaatgaggacaacaattcaaactttaccTTCTTAGGCTTAGacctttttcgtgaaactgggcccaggattACTCAATTTACAACAAAATCATAAGACAAACACAATCCAGAACAAATAAGTGACTGATTTAGCAAGAAGATAAAACCTAATTGACTTGGACTGTGATTAAATTTGTAGGGCCTAACGCGTTTCAAAAATTAAGCGAAATTTCAACAACTACTCCGATCAGGACCATAAATTCTAGTATAAAGCCTGACATATTTAGCCAGTAGTAACTTTATTtagttatcaattatttacaataaatgGATGCTAAATTGGTGATCGGAGAGAgtttaaattgaaattcaacGAATCGCAAAATGATGATTCATAAAACGAGATATCTAAGCATCTTAAACAATAACTATATTGCTCTCCTACAAACGCATCACACCTACCGAACTGCAAATAGTTTCACGATTGGATATTGTTTTCACAAACCCAgacattcattttcaaaatggagTCTATTTTCTCTGaatgatatacatgaaaaacagacgacattttattcattcaatttgCCAATTTTGGTGGCGTACTCCGAAAATGAAGCGAACCATGGAAAAAACCCAGAGATAGGACAAGACCTAAGAAGGAGATATTGACATCGGCTCAGAAGAAAATAAGGATGGCCGTATGAGCAAAGCCTGATATTTAGACAAATACATACTTAACCTGGgttcggttttatagactgctattatctttaacccgggggttaactcaatcaatttgaaaatgaattaagttagcccccgggttaaagttaataccagtctataaaaccggcacCAGTGGTTTAACCTTAAACTTAATATATACATTAAAAGGAAGAACATTTTATCGGTTTTGAATTGAGTTCTTAAAATGAAAGTGAAATCGCTACACGTCGCAAAAGAACACCCGAAATGAGATCCACGCATCCACACCTACCGAACCCCAAAACCTGAACTCAAACTTACTGAGTCTGAGGAAAGTTGAACGAAATCGTTAATTTTCGAGTTACTTACCACAACGAACGACAAAAACCAACCGTCTCTCTACATTGTCTGCTTACCACGTACGTCAACTGATAAGAGACCATTAGAGCGTCTGGTTTCTAGTAGCTTTAAATACGTCATAGAAATATTGTCGAGATTAATCATCCTCATCTagctctggcaagcgaggtcaattttttcaaaatgattaacACACACGATGAATAATGGAACGGAATTCAACTTACCCCTTCAGTttgattatcaaataaatgaattctgaTTAATCACACTCATTAAACATTGTCGCATTAGAGTTTTCAACAATTAGCGATCACGTTTGATCATTATTCCAATGTCCGATACACTGATTGTCAGAGGTCATTATATTCCTCATATTCATCACTTCAACACGGAAACAATCAAACGATGGTTTTAATCCAAAAGATCTTTGAAAATTTCCATGAAAATAGCGTCAATATGAGTATGAAAATCGACGGTCAATCAATCGCGTGCGCTTTGCGCCCAACTCAACCGGTGGCCACGCGCGTTTAAAAGGCCCACTTGATTCTACCGGAACTGTATCAGTTGCAAACAATGTTTTTTATGTTCATGCCGAAaaaagtttgaatttgaattgaatttgaatttttagtgAATCGATATCATTGAATCTACGACTTAACTGTACGTGTGTGCGTGTTGGAATATGTAGGCTATATAGTCGTTGTCATGATTCAGTTAATCGTACGCGACGCCGGGGGcgaactcttttatcagatcggaGAATCTGTTTGCCTCCAATCGTACTCTTTTATTGGTCACGTGACTTGATGGAGTCTCCGAAACCTCCCTTATGTCGAGGTGGTGTGATTCGGATTTTGTGTGGAGCCAACCGGAGATTTCGGACGGAGACTTCGGAAGTCATAAAAGAGTACGACCCGGGACATTGATCTCAAAAGATGCAACGCCTCAAAACTGAAAGATAGTAGAATGAACTTTGTCCGATACATACAATCCATTCAACATTTTGTGATGCGGTTGGGTTGTTTACTAAAAATGGTTTCTTCGATTGTCCTCACAGTATCCACACCGTGTTCGAACCTGGGACCAAATCTCGATAAAAAAATCACTTCTTTTCGAGTGACTAAATCTACTAATCTATGAGCGAAGATTCTTCATAAACTTGACAACGGCATCAAAGATTTTATTGCAATCATTCTAACAGTAGCGGTGCGATTTCAATAAGATTACGCAATAAGAATACGCATTGTTCTGTTACGGAAAAAAATTCCAAATCACGTCTTGGTGCAAAAGCTGTTGTTGAATATCTATTACAAGTTTaggtttatttcaatgatgaaaataacaagACTACATGTacaacaatacaatacaataacaataacaatactCAAAATGATGTGCATTTTATAGTTTCTTTCATTCTTAATATCGTTTCTAGACAATATTAGCCACTTCTAATGTAAGGTATAATCAAGCCTAGTGAGGTGTCTGTTTCGGGAGGCTTCGTTGTCTAATTGTTGAAAAACAGCTGCTGTTCTTAAATCCTTAATGATTAATGAAGTTCTGGCTTAAAAACATTTATTGTTACACAAGGGCCATCGGTAACTATAAAATCTGTACATTGTTGTCATTAAATCATAAGAAAATAAAGGTTACATTAATCATTCAAGAATTTTGAGTGGGGGTCACATGGCCAAGGAAAATACTACCGTAAAATCAAATGCATGCCCTAGGACCCGAGGGGTATCGTCGTCGCGTGTGAGCGTCCGAAACGTCTGGGCGAACGGTCGGGCGGGCGTGCAGATATTGTCCCTGCTCTACAGCCATCCAGTTTTGATTTTCTAGTTACTTGgtgctacgagcaattatctataattgctcgtagcttggtgtgtgtgtgtgatttAGGTCGGAGGAGgattagctatatcaaatggcCGCCACCATCATTTGGTGTACAAAAAGCCATTTCTGAGCTAGTTGCCGGCCATTCTACAGCCCAAGATTTCGGACCGTCTGACGAAAAGttaaaccaataaatcaaaaGTAGCGATTTTTTCGCTGACGTTctgaagaaaaacaatataactTGTAATCAGATCTAATTGAGTCACGGAGAAAAATAAAAGTAGTAAAAATTGCTATCAGTATAGCGCTACTTTTCAGCGGTAACGAAAAAGTCGAAACCTGATTAAGGAAAAACTTCTTCAAATCCGGACTGACTGACTCCGGCCGGTTCAAGGGTAAAGTAGCGCAGCACTCGGTTCCCTTTCGTCGACGGAGAATCGATTGTTTGTCCATATCAATTTCTGAACGATCAAAGTTTGATTAAAGTTGATTGTGAATCGAATCGAAATCGCGTAAACAAATGACATGATTCGCATTGCAATGCGCGGGCACAGGCGTCTTTGTAAAGATGATATTTTCTCGTGTATTGGTTACCATTGGTTTGTTGATGTTTTTGCCTTCTGCTACTTCGGGGGTCGATGTTATTAATGCACAAACGCATCAGTCCTGGTGGAAAAGGTTTTGGAATCGTCGACCATGGTTTGATCATCAGAGTACCGGTAAGTGATTTTATGTGCGACCACGTAACGATGCTCAGTTCCAGCGTTTCGTTTTGAGACCAGCGAACGAATCTATAGCAACCTCATAGATCATGTGATTACAGAGTTCAACAGTTGAGACATTCTGACGGTGTTACCGGCTATCACTGTATGTTACCTATGTTtctcgggatccagttccacgttTTTGAG
This Tubulanus polymorphus chromosome 7, tnTubPoly1.2, whole genome shotgun sequence DNA region includes the following protein-coding sequences:
- the LOC141908759 gene encoding uncharacterized protein LOC141908759 encodes the protein MASQMPRVYSAGGGHVILNSPQPQILMMPTLPPQPVTTSNRRLDGSRFSFAHNSARYCGIIQIVCGFILLIIGISMIPSRAMFNFIGYGLWGSILCFVAGGLGLHSSKTKNNCPIIGTMVMSIFTCLLGFVLVAFSTAGIALDERLRRCLEVHTQMKFKDAYRYSCSRGPSGPPGSIDEINFRVACHSINMLVGIVLMIVPIVQSCVSCRAICCPTPNACFPQQQPIVYMMQQQGGAAGQIVYRQPLQVYDQPATNQPPLGYGQHAVTTQMPCDQASAYAQLTVASAPPTGADDVAEIHGLPSYDEAFTSVKSD